The Deltaproteobacteria bacterium nucleotide sequence TCTTCTGGCGGCGCGGGCCGATTCCAGGTCGACCGAAACGCGATGACAAGACGGGCGACCACGGCGAGGCGACGAAGCACGACACGAGCGCTCCGCCCAACCCCCTCGGTGAAGTCGGAGAGTGGCTCCTCGATGCCGAGGATTTCGTTGCCATTCAAGTCGTGACCTTTCTCACGCAAACCTTTGTTCATTTGCGCAACTTGATGGTCCTAACGACGATCGGGGCGTTGCTGTTACTGTTGACGATCACCGCCTACCCGTTTCAACCGCAGCGGCTGCTGCTGTTGTTCATCTGGGTCGTGATTCTCACGATCGTCGGTGGGGTCGTCATGGTGTTCGTGCAGATGAATCGCAACGAGGTGCTGAGTCGCATTACCCACACGAAGCCGAACAAAGTCAGCTTCGACGCTTCGTTCCTGTCGAGTATCCTCACCTACGGTGTGCTGCCGGTGTTGACGTTGCTCGCCACGATGTTCCCGCAGATCGGTGGCCTGTGGAGCGTGCTCGAACCGTTGACGCGGGTGTTCAAGTAGGGGGAGTGAGCGGCGGCAACGTGTACCGCAGGCCGATGAGGAACCACGCCGGCGGTGCGGGGAAGCCGAGCGACTCGCTGTAGTCGCGATTGAGGAGATTGCGGACGGTGGCGGTCAGCGTCAGCGGCGCCCAACGCGGCGGCAGGCGATACGACAGCGCCAGGTCGACGCGCGCATAGCTGCCAATCTCGCCGGTCATGAACGGTTCGGGTTGCGAGAAGGGATCGGCGCTGTCGCGATTTCCCACGGCGTAGATCTGCAGGGCCGCGGTGGCGCGGTCGCCGGCGGTCAGCATCGCCGCGCGTTCCGCACTGGCGCCGACCGCGCCGCGATGCCGCGGGCGGTTGAGCAGCGTGCCGGTCGCGGTGACGAAGTTGAGATACGTGTAGTTCGCCCACAATGAGAGACCATGCAGCGGCTGCGCGCTGGCGATCAGCTCGACGCCCTGGAATCGCGCGTCGACGTTGCGCGCGCGTTCCGCCTCCGGAACTCCCGCAATCGGGCCCGGCAGCTGATCGCTGATCTCTTCGATGAAGTTGTTCACTTCGCGATAGAAGTACGTCGGCTCGAAGCGCAGGCGGCCGCCGAGGTAGTCCTGCGTCAGACCGGCGTCGATCTCCCAGCTTGTTTCCGCTTGGAGGTCTGAGTTGCCGAGGGCCGGATCGAACAGTTCGGCGAACGTCGGCACGCGAAAGCCTTCCGCGTAGCTGAGGCGTAGGCGCGTGTCTGTAGGTTGCACCAAATAGGAGCCCGAGCCCGACCAGGTCACTTGATCGCCGAAGTTGTCGTAGTGGTCGTAGCGGACGCCACCGACGGCGTGCACCGTGTCGTTCAAGAATCGGAGCTGCTCCTGCGCGTAGACCGCCACGTTCGAGCGGTTCGCGTTGTGATGCTGACTCTCGCCCGGCTCGTCGGGCTCGTTCTCGTCCGGCTCGCCGGTTTGCTCAAAAATCTTGACTGATCGTTCGCTGTACTCGACCCCGGCGGTACTGAGTGAGAATTCGCGCCAGCGATAGTCGACTTGGGTTTCGCCGGTGATGATCTCGCTCGGGAGGTGTGCCACGACTACCGATTCGACTTCGCCGTCATCGTCGATCGAGTCGTCGCGAAAACGCTGGTTGTTGCGCACGAACGATGCCGCTGCGCGGTAGGTCAGCGCGCCCAGCACATGTTCCCACTCGCCCTTGCCCAGGAAAAAATCGGTATGGCTGTAGGCGTCCGGGTCGAGTCGCTGCTCGGCGATGTTGAAGTTCACCAAGCCGCTACGCGCATCGGTATAGCGCACGAACCCGCGCAGCGTGCCGCCCGCAACCAGATCGGCATCGCCGCGCCAGTTGGTGGAGAAATTCCGGTAGTCACTGTTGATCGAGCGGAAGCCGTTGGAGCCGTTGAACGAGGCGGTGCCCGACAAGGCGAACGGACCGTGCGCGCCGGTCACACTCACCACTTCGCGGTTGGTGGCGGCGCGACCGCCCTCGCCGCTGAGCGAGAAGCGCAACGGCCCTTCGCCGCGGCGGCTGATGACGTTGACGACACCTCCGATCGCTTCTGAACCGTACAGCGCGCCACCGCCACCGCGCAAAATTTCGATGCGGTCGAGATTGTCGCTGGTCAAATTGGCGAAGTCGAACTGCCCAACACCGGGGTCGTTGACCTCCACGCCGTCGAGCAGCACCAACACTTGATCCGGAGCCGCACCGCGGATGGACGTGAACGCGCTGCTTCCCGGACCGCCGAATTGCGTGACGTCGAGACCCGGCGCGCCACGCAGCGCGTCAGCCACACTCGCCTGGTCGCGCTCCTCCACGTCGGCGCCGCTGATCACCGACACGGACGGGGTGGTGTCGTCGACCTGCGTGCGCGTGCGCGTCGCGGTGACGACCACCTCCTGCATCTGTGCGTGTGGCGGTTCGGCAGCGGCACCGCCGGCGTAAGCCAGCAGACTGGCGAGCAGGAGGAGCGCGATTCGGATAGGCACGACGGCGTCCGGGCGGATTGACGAATGAGCGGCGGTGGTGATAGCCGAGAAGATGAAAGCAAACAAGGGAGCGCAATGCGCCAGGCGTGTCGTGTGGTGACCGTGGTCGGGCTCGCGGGAGCGGTCGCGGTATTGTGTTTCGTTCGACCGGCGGCGGCGCGATCGACTGATCCGCAGTGCAAAGGAATCAAGGAAGCGGTTGGGGCCAATCACACCCTCGAACAGATAATGAAAGAGTTCGACACCGACGTCGAACACATCATGAAGTGCGTGCAGCCGAAGGGGCATTCACGCAAGCCGGCCAAGGCGGTGCATGCGAAGAAGTCGAGCGCGCCGCACGCCAAGTCGGAGGCTTCGTCGCATCAGTCATCCCACGAATCGTCTCACCAATCCCCCGCCGGATCGGCGGCGCATTCCGTGACTTCCCCTGCCGTCAAAGCGGCGCCACGCTGAGGCGTGCTCCGCGGAGGGCGCGCGACTTTCGAGCTTCAGTCATCCGTACTAGGATTCAATCATGAGTTCGCCGCGTCAGCGGTCAATTAAGACTGCAGCTCGCAAGACCCCAGCTCGCAAGACCGCAGCTCGCGGCACCGCGCCGAAGTGGCGGCGAACTGCGGAGCCGCACTTCGGTCCGTTGTTCGAGGAAGCGAACGACATCATCTTGCTGAACGATCGAGAGGGTAACATCGTGGCCGCCAACCGCGCTGCACGCGACTTCGGTGGCTACACCTTGGAGGAATTGCAGCGTGGCGTGCATGTGCGCGACGTGCTGACGCCAGCCGAGTTCGAGCTGGCGATGTTGCTGACGCACCGGGCGCTGGACGGTCTCGCGATTCCAGAAGTCTACGAGCGCGAAGCGGTGTTGAGGGATGGGCAACGCCGCACCCTCGAGCTGCGCAGCAATGTGCTGCAACAAGAAGGGCTGCCGCCGCTGCTCCAAACCATCGGCCGCGACATCACCGAGCGCAAAGAGGCGGCGGCGTTCCAAGCCAGCTTGCTGCAAGTGTCGGAAGCGCTGCTGAGCGCGCAGCGCCTCGACCAGCTCGGGAGTGTCATCTGCGAAGAAGCGCGCCGCGTCCTCGGTGCGGGCGGGGCCTATCTGTGGCTGCGCCGCGGGCAGAGCCTGTTCGGCTGCGCCGCGGCCGGTTTGGGCGAGCAGCAGTTTGTCGGTACCAGCTATGCCCTGGCGGATGACCCGTTGCTCCGCGCCGTCGAGCACGAGCGGGGCGTGCTGCTCATCAACGAGTTTCAGCGTAGCCCATATGTACGCTTTGGGTCGCGCTCCACCGAGGTGCAGTCGCTGTTGGCCATGCCGCTACGGCGCGGCCGCGGGATGCTCGGTCTGCTGGTGTGTGCCGACTACGAGAACCCACAGTCCTTTACGCCGGCGCTCGCGGATCGCGCCCAAATCTTCGGTGCCCAGGCGGCAGTGGCCATCGAGTCGGCGCTCGCGCGCGAACGCGAAGAGGAAGAAGGTCGCGTGTCGGCCGCACTGCTGCAAGTGGCGCGCGCCATCCGCGAGTCGTTGGAAGAAACCGAAGTGATCCCGCAAATCGCGCGCAGCGCGCGCGAAGTGATCGGCTGTGACTGGACCGCAGTGGCGCTTCTGGAAGCCGGCCGGGAGTGCTTCCGCGTCACCTCCACCGACGGGTGGCCGACGACGGTGGTCGAGGAGTTGAAGTCGCTGGAGTTCGGCCGCGGCAGTTTGGCCATGATTGACCAATTGTTGGCCGGGGTGACGGTGGAGATCCAAGAGCCGCGTGGCCGTGTCGGCCTGTACGAACGCTGGGGCATCGCGTCGCTGCTGGCTGTGCCGATGGTGCGCGCGGGCCGCGTGATCGGGGCGTTGGTGATGGGGTACCGCGAGCGCCGCGGGCCGTTCTCGGCGCATGAGCACCGCGTGGCTGGCGGGATCGCGGCTCAGGCTGCAGTGGCGGTCGACAACGCGCGACTGGTCGAAGCCTTGCGGCGAGCCAATGCACTGAAGTCGGAGTTCCTGGGCATGATGTCGCACGAACTGCGCACGCCGCTGAGTGCGATCCTCGGCTATGCGGATCTGATGCGCGATGGCGCGATGGGGACGGTGGGGCTGGAGCAGACGCAGGCGCTCGATCGGATGCTGCTCAACGGGCGCGGCTTACTCGAGCTGATCAACATGACGCTCGACGTCAATCGGCTGGAGTCGGGGCGCATCACGCTGGATGTGTCGGAGTTCACGTTGGCGGAAGTGCTGCACGAGCTGCGCAGCGAATTCGGCGCCGGCGCGGTGCGTGAAGGCGTCACGCTCGCGTGGCCGGACATCACACTGCTGCCTGCCCTGCACACCGATCGCGCCAAATTGAAGCTCGTACTGCGCAACGTCATCGACAACGCGCTCAAGTTTACACCGCAGGGGGCGGTCACGATCGCGGTCGGCAGCGATCCGGCGCGCGAACGAGTGAGCGTGACCGTACGCGATAGCGGTGTGGGGATTCCAGCCGACGCGTTGGAGCCGATCTTCGAGATGTTTCAGCAGCTCAACGGCGCGAGACCGAACGCGCGCGGCGGCGTCGGGCTCGGCCTCTACCTCGTCCGCCGCTACACCGAGCTGATGGGTGGCACGGTCGTGGTGGAGAGTGCGGTCGGCGTCGGGTCGACATTTGTCGTCGAGATTCCCAGTCGCCTGATGCGCCGGGACGGAGTCGACGCCGTGCGCTGAAGCCGCTTGACGCTGGCCGCGCCGCAACATACGTAGGCGCGCCGGCGCGCAACGCCGTTCACACTCATTCTTTCGGGAGGCAACGATGGTCAAAGGTGCAGTGCTGTACAATTTCTTCGAACCCCTCAAAGTCGACTCCGTTCAATTGAAAGCGCCGCGCCGCGACGAAGTCGTGGTAAAGATGGCCGCGAGCGGGGTGTGCCATTCCGATCTGTCGGTGCAGCAAGCGAAGCTACCGCTGCCGCCGCCGTGTATCTTGGGTCACGAGGGCGCGGGGATCATCGAAGAGGTGGGGAAGGACGTGCAGGATTTGCAGACGGGCGATCACGTCGTGCTGGCGTGGGTACAGAGCTGCGGCAAGTGCCACTACTGCATCGCCGGCCGCGGACATCTGTGCGAGCGCGGCACGCAGGCCGCGATTGCCGGCGAGGAATGCGTGTTCGAGAAGGACGGTGTCGGCATCTCGCGCATGGCCGGCGTCGCGTCATTCGCGGAGCGCACCGTTGTGCGTGCGTCGGCGGCGATCAAGATTCCGCACGACGTGCCGCTCGACAAGGCGTGCCTGGTCGGATGCGGGGTCATGACCGGGGTTGGCGCGGTCATCAACACGGCGCAAGTGCGGCCGGGCGAAACGGTGGCGGTCTTCGGCTGCGGCGGCGTCGGCCTCAACGTGATCCAAGGCGCGGTGCTGAGCGGCGCGTCGAAGATCATTGCCGTGGATTTGCTCGACTCGAAGCTCGCGCTCGCCAAGCAGTTCGGCGCGACCGATGTCGTCAACGCTCGGGACAACGACGCGCCCGACGCTATCCGCGCCTTGACCGACGGAATGGGAGTCGACTACGCGTTCGAAGTGATCGGGGCATCGCCGGTGATTCAGCAGGCGTTCCTGTCGATCAAGCGCGGCGGCAAGGCCGTGATCGTCGGCGTCCCGGGCTTCGGAACGGAAGTGAGCTTCATGGGCGCGTCGTTTGCGCTGGAAGAGAAGTCGGTGATCGGCTCGCTCTACGGCTCGGGAAATTTGCGCCGCGACATGCCGAAGCTGATCGAATTGTACATGCAAAAGAAGCTCAAGCTCGACGAGCTGATCTCGCGGCGCATCAAGCTCGAAGACATCAACAGCGCCTTCGAGGCGATGGAAAAGGGCGAAGTCGCCCGCAGCGTGATCATCTACAGCTGACGGCGCCCTTCGAGATGGCGCTTCGCGCCTCCTCAGGGTGAGCGGGAAAACGTTGTGGCAGATGGGGAGCACCGCTCATGCTGAGGAGCGCCGACAGGCGCGTCTCGAAGCATGCGGAGATGCCGCTTCCCTTTCCGTGGCGGTCCTCAGTCGCGATTGCCCGATTCCATGTACGCACGGTAGCGTGCGCGTCATGACGCGCCCGAGCTGTGCCGTGCACGTGTCGGACTTACTGGGAGAGCCGCGGCCGCGATGGACGCCGGCGCCGGGCATTGCCGCGACCGTGCGCAATCTTGGCGATGCGGTGGGGTTGACGCACATGGGCGTGCATCTGCGCACCGTGGAGCCGGGCAACGCCGGCACCAACCGCCACTTCCACGTGGTCGAAGAGGAATGGACCTACGTGTTGTCTGGATGCGGCGCGGTGCGCATCGGTCCGCATCGTTTGCCCGTGCGCGCTGGCAGCTTCGTCGGCTTTCCGCCCGGTCCGCGCCCACATCACTTCATCGCGGAGGGCA carries:
- a CDS encoding GAF domain-containing protein; its protein translation is MSSPRQRSIKTAARKTPARKTAARGTAPKWRRTAEPHFGPLFEEANDIILLNDREGNIVAANRAARDFGGYTLEELQRGVHVRDVLTPAEFELAMLLTHRALDGLAIPEVYEREAVLRDGQRRTLELRSNVLQQEGLPPLLQTIGRDITERKEAAAFQASLLQVSEALLSAQRLDQLGSVICEEARRVLGAGGAYLWLRRGQSLFGCAAAGLGEQQFVGTSYALADDPLLRAVEHERGVLLINEFQRSPYVRFGSRSTEVQSLLAMPLRRGRGMLGLLVCADYENPQSFTPALADRAQIFGAQAAVAIESALAREREEEEGRVSAALLQVARAIRESLEETEVIPQIARSAREVIGCDWTAVALLEAGRECFRVTSTDGWPTTVVEELKSLEFGRGSLAMIDQLLAGVTVEIQEPRGRVGLYERWGIASLLAVPMVRAGRVIGALVMGYRERRGPFSAHEHRVAGGIAAQAAVAVDNARLVEALRRANALKSEFLGMMSHELRTPLSAILGYADLMRDGAMGTVGLEQTQALDRMLLNGRGLLELINMTLDVNRLESGRITLDVSEFTLAEVLHELRSEFGAGAVREGVTLAWPDITLLPALHTDRAKLKLVLRNVIDNALKFTPQGAVTIAVGSDPARERVSVTVRDSGVGIPADALEPIFEMFQQLNGARPNARGGVGLGLYLVRRYTELMGGTVVVESAVGVGSTFVVEIPSRLMRRDGVDAVR
- a CDS encoding Zn-dependent alcohol dehydrogenase, giving the protein MVKGAVLYNFFEPLKVDSVQLKAPRRDEVVVKMAASGVCHSDLSVQQAKLPLPPPCILGHEGAGIIEEVGKDVQDLQTGDHVVLAWVQSCGKCHYCIAGRGHLCERGTQAAIAGEECVFEKDGVGISRMAGVASFAERTVVRASAAIKIPHDVPLDKACLVGCGVMTGVGAVINTAQVRPGETVAVFGCGGVGLNVIQGAVLSGASKIIAVDLLDSKLALAKQFGATDVVNARDNDAPDAIRALTDGMGVDYAFEVIGASPVIQQAFLSIKRGGKAVIVGVPGFGTEVSFMGASFALEEKSVIGSLYGSGNLRRDMPKLIELYMQKKLKLDELISRRIKLEDINSAFEAMEKGEVARSVIIYS
- a CDS encoding TonB-dependent receptor produces the protein MPIRIALLLLASLLAYAGGAAAEPPHAQMQEVVVTATRTRTQVDDTTPSVSVISGADVEERDQASVADALRGAPGLDVTQFGGPGSSAFTSIRGAAPDQVLVLLDGVEVNDPGVGQFDFANLTSDNLDRIEILRGGGGALYGSEAIGGVVNVISRRGEGPLRFSLSGEGGRAATNREVVSVTGAHGPFALSGTASFNGSNGFRSINSDYRNFSTNWRGDADLVAGGTLRGFVRYTDARSGLVNFNIAEQRLDPDAYSHTDFFLGKGEWEHVLGALTYRAAASFVRNNQRFRDDSIDDDGEVESVVVAHLPSEIITGETQVDYRWREFSLSTAGVEYSERSVKIFEQTGEPDENEPDEPGESQHHNANRSNVAVYAQEQLRFLNDTVHAVGGVRYDHYDNFGDQVTWSGSGSYLVQPTDTRLRLSYAEGFRVPTFAELFDPALGNSDLQAETSWEIDAGLTQDYLGGRLRFEPTYFYREVNNFIEEISDQLPGPIAGVPEAERARNVDARFQGVELIASAQPLHGLSLWANYTYLNFVTATGTLLNRPRHRGAVGASAERAAMLTAGDRATAALQIYAVGNRDSADPFSQPEPFMTGEIGSYARVDLALSYRLPPRWAPLTLTATVRNLLNRDYSESLGFPAPPAWFLIGLRYTLPPLTPPT